One Arachis hypogaea cultivar Tifrunner chromosome 18, arahy.Tifrunner.gnm2.J5K5, whole genome shotgun sequence genomic window, AAATGCTCTCTACAAAATATGTTCTACACAACTTCCAGTCAACATtgcaaagtattttttattttgttgttggtGGTTTGAAGCCTGGGGTGGGGACGAATGTCATAAACTCTACCAAGCGTATAGCTGTCCTAGAACTTGCTCCTTGCACTGGGTCCACATTGAAAGTTATTTTTCTCTTAGATTGCAACTTATCAGGCCTTGTCACCTgttgtggaggtggaggtgggtcTGATGGAGGGACCTAGTAAAATTGTTAACAGAAATAGTGACCAATACAACCCAATAAAAACCAATCAATATATTATCAAATAGTATCAATCAATTAGATCTACCCAACATTTACTCGTGTATTATAAACCAATACAAACCAGTGgacatttaatcaaatattagaaACCAATCATTACCTGTTCCTGATTTTCCGGTTGTGAGTAAGTGGGTTGGGTGAGTACAATCTCTGAAGCATTTGCATCATCAACAGCTTGCCCTGGTGTTAATGGAGTATTTTCATTAATCTCAACAGCTTGAGTGTTAGTAGTAGCAGCATTTGCTGGATCTGTATTCTCTCCAGCCTTATaacctttttcttttgcaacagcAGCCGCTGCTACATTAACAAGGGCACTAGCAAGGTCATCAACTTTCCTATGAGCGCAACTCCTCTTTGTATGCCCTCTCGTACCACAGTAAGTACATgtgaattttttgtattttctcttTAACTTGGTTTCAGTTCTTGACTTCTTAACACTAGATGACTCTTCATCCGCATCATTCCGTCTTTTTTGGGTTATTGGCCCTGGCTTTCGCTTCATTTTAGGTGCATGAGGCCTATTTTGTTCACTTCTCTCCCAAAGATCTTATCCTGGTATTGGATTGAGAGAGTGCTTATAGGTATCTCTATAGGCTTTCATGGTCAGCCAATGATAACAAAAATCCTCAGGATTTCGATTTATTTTGGAGATGGCTGCACATGCATGGACACATGGCATGCCTACAAAGACAGATGTTATAAAACAGTATCCAACAATCTATTTAAATAGACAATAATCACCAGAGACATAAAAAATAGTGAAACAAATAACAACACTTAAATGAATACAAACTAGTCACTATCTAATCTATGTTTAATTAATGGGAGAAACTATTCAAATTAGAACATTAAGAAGGAAAGTTAAAAATATGGTATAATCTCTATTTACTCAAacttcttcaaatatttttttaccaaaagagCACATTCTTCCATTTAACAAATTGATATGCAAAGAGTTGAAGTCAACTAATATTAATGAAGCACATACTAGGATAAACACCAGATTCATCCATGGAATTCACACATGCATATATTCCACCCTATTATTAAGTGTTAGGTTGGGGAGGTCGTCATCCACAATCTACAATTATATCAACATAATATAAGTTGACAATGGTGTTCAACCGAGTTTAAGAATTGTCCCATATTAGCAATTTATGTGTTATGCTACATTAGATGAAAATATGGAAACAAGCTCCTTTTTTAATGTGATAAAGATCGGTAAAAAACTATGACAGGGTAAGGGAAGAAAGGAATATCTAGAACAAGACGAACATAATGAAAAAATTAGCATAAACTCTCTTAACGAAACACTAATCAAAAGTTAAATACACTGCAATGACTggtcaaaatacaaaattttccGTGACAAGACATCTCTATAAATGAGAAGGCAATATATTGAGGGATTTCTTATATTCATTCATGAATAATGATTGATTCAAGGCCcccattttaatatataaatgcaCTGAAGGAGTAAAATTGATGCAGACAATGTTTATGATTATCACTTAATTTCATATGCATAATAAAACATTTATGGTGGTTATTGATGCAGACAATGTTCAGCACAGAAAATACTTTATTTTTACAAGAAATTACCCAAtcaacaattaaattaaaatggaatATGAAGGAGtaaaattgttattttaaaatgGAATATGAAGAATCAAAGACTGCTCAAACGGACAAAGAATTAAACGATTCGGTTGATCACAGTCACAcacatacaaaaaaattaaaccctAGCATACAAAAACTCTAAACAACCATAATCAACCACATTCTCCCAAACTTTCACTGATGAAGTAGAGTTTGAGAAAAACAGAACATGGTAGTTGAGAGCATCAATTTTGTTACTAACCTGTTTTTCAAAAGATGACTCTCACGTAATTAATCTTCACAATGGGATAGAAACAAGTAAGAAAAGCTTCAAAGCTCCATTACTGCGACATCCATAGTGCTTCTCTGACGGGAAGGAAAACGaggggaagaggaggaagagaaagggTCAACTAGGTTTCACCTTTGGAGTGgttaatgtttttattttcatttaaccCCTTTCTAAGGTGAACGACGTCGTTTTTTAAGATTTCGGCGCCAACagtaaaacggcgtcgttttgagaCTGTCAGGTGTCATTTAAAATTGCCAGGTCAGCTATCCGGTGACGGAAAACGACAAAAGGGTCAAATTGAGGCGCGGGACAAAATTCCAGGGTACAATTAGAGTCAATTGAAACTGAGGGTTAAATTGAGTCGGGTGTTAAATTTCAGAGGCCAATTTAAGTATTAACTCTCAATTTGACTGTGCAGatcaaaccctaaaccaaaacgaAGCTAAATTTTTCCTCACAGTAATTTCATCAAACAGATATATGCATAATTTTTGTTGTTTACATAAAAAAGAGGATATAATCCGATGCAGGCAATGAGAAAATCACTGTTCTCAGGGAACTTCTCTTATAAAATTGAAAGAAGAGAGCAATGACGATGATTATGGTTCCAACTAAGAGCCTCACGTTGCTCAATCTCACATCTTCCACGTATCCACGACTCGTCACAACCTAAAAAATTAGAGGTATTGAGGCTCAATTAACCAATTGAAACAATTTCAATATGAAACGATAATAAGGGGTTAGGCTTGAATTTGGGCTTGGGCAGGGATAAGTGGTTAgagttagaattttttttataaggacttaattgtatttttaaattattagagaTTTAAATGTtcgcaaaataaaaaattaaggatatatttatttttttataaaaaaatttaaatataattcgaTTTATATTGTGTAAATCCATCGGAACAAACcgaatctaataattataatatagacaattgggtttattatttTTGCTATAATAAACCAATTTTGTtctggtttattaaaaaatagctTATTAACCGGTTTAAGAAATATGTCCAATCATATTATGACATGTATACacgtctttaaaaaaagacattttttgtgtctttattaaagtGGCCCCATCTTCCAAACGTTAGTGTTTTTTATTAGGAATAGAGAAAGTATTGGGATCCAATATTAATcatgtacaatgtgtacaatgaattaaaaaatagtaacattaaaattaaaaattagatcattaattaattatctaatttcaaattttaaaatttgaaaattaagattagtaTTTAAATCTATTCACACTATGTACGATTATTTCTAATCTTACCGTCATCTTCTCCGGTTCTCACCTCGCGTCACTGAATTTCTCGCCGGCCATACAGAGGCCGCCACATCTTCCCACCGACATTGTCCTAACCTCCGCCGGTCAGCCCGATGCGCCTTGCCCTCCGACGCTCAGTCTAATGTTGCTGCCGCTGTTTTCGTGTCTCTCTTTCGAACCAGCTTCGCTTTCTCCCATTCCTTCAAGCCTCTTCTCATCGATGATACTACCatgctcttctttttcttcttcggaTCCAAGCATGGTTAGCTTCTTTCATGATTTGAGCCCTATGCTTCACAATAGTGCCATTTTTGTCATGACTAGTCCTTCAAAATTATGTTTCACCACAATAATAGTTTCTTCtgtttattcatcttcttctattttaatggtcaatttaggatggtcattttagtagaTATGCggatagttattttatttttatgtagatgattattttgattagattgagtttagttatttataattaaaatatgttagatgttcaatttattaggtatgcggatgattatttttatccttaagtagATGAAAGTgtgattttggtccccaacgtagagGTTGAAAATCAGAATCATCCCcaacttttttttgctacaaaatagtCCCCAAAGTTTcggtttgttttaaaatcatcctttttaccaattttatttttttattactaaattacctctcagtaaaaaaattataaaataaaataaatataaaataaaaaaataaagggaTACATAAGCGGGGGGTGGGGGGAGAGAGAAGGGGGCGTGAGAAAAGGGGGGAGGAGGGGGGAGAGAAGGGGGACAGCCATATCGCCGCACCACCGCACCACCGTCCTGCCGCGCTGCTGCCCTGCCGCCTGCTGCACCACCACCAGCTTCTTCGCCGCCCTGCCGCCTTGCCGCCCTGCCGTCCTGCCGCACCGCACCGCACTACCGCACCACCACCAGtgaattggattttttttaaattttggatttttttttaaatttgttgtgGAATATTGTTGTTAGTGAAATTTAAATTTGGAATATTGTTGctgctgaatttgttgattattgttcaaaGTGCATGTTGCTTGaattttctgatgatgatgatgatgaggccatGATGATAATGGTGGGGGTGGTGGTGGGTTCTTGTTCAGCTTGGACTTCTGattgattttggttgattttggaaaaagttctgatgaagatgaagatgaccatgatgatactgatggtggtggtggtggttctggttgGGCGTAGGCTTCtgttctggtggtggtggtggtggttgattttggggtgaagggagaagggtattttcgtccgagggacgattttaaaataaactgaaactttggggacTATTTCgtaggaaaaaaaaaagttggggacgattccgattttcgacctctacgttggagaccaaaatcatacttaacccttattTTTATTAAGGGTGAGTGGCGTGTGGCAAGTCAAGTAGCGACGGTGAAatgtgatgattattgatgaaggtggggtggccgcggttaaaaaaaaagagagtattgGAAGATTTCATatagttatttttttgaaataactaactggattttttaaaaatttgaaatttgaaattagagaatttgaaatttaaaatttgatgtgaaataactgaataagagtttttaaatttattatttcgtgggtaatttttatttttaactcatattgggcTAAATAagtagcccattgtacacattgtacaaatacccCATTAGCTCCCTAGCGGGATTCATGACATATTTAAAAACgtgataaaaaatgataattataaataagtttttgaaatatttaaaaacatgataaaagaattagatattaaatatatatactaaGTGATACAAATTTTGgcaattattattagaaaataaaattttttatctttaaaatttaaaaaattaaaaattttatgtcacttgaatttttaattttttttattgtgaattatcacaattttttgaaaaataaaaaaatttagagatcagattttgttctgaattcttttgtgtacattttaaatatttgttcaaatattattaaaaaattcagaTCAAATGGATaagatatttattaaatatacaaattttttatcacttataaaaatataataattattaattatttttgttgcatttttaaattattcaaagattttttttcttagcagatgaatttttttatattaaattagtaGTCGACCCTTTTCTATATTTAatctaatttaattataattatttcaaTAAAACACATTAAATATTATTAGTATACTTAATTAAACAAtggaaaaataaactaaaaataaaagtattaaaaattataataatattcaaTAAAGAGGAGTGTTATGGGGCTagcaatttttgtattttgtaaccatcaattgaccatcaatagtatttttaatggtgtgagattatattCAATGGtaggagatcactcacttttcttttgatagttaagtgctggccacaaaacacaaaaattgttgGGCCCTAggctttttcataaataaataaacatatccagcaatattttattattgtgcaTTTGAACAACTAATGAATTTATTAGATAAATATATagtactatatttttttttacattaaccacatatatttatatatgtgtatatgtatTGAATCTAAAAAGTGTGGATAGGTAATACTCAAAACAAAAACAGTAATATTATGTCTatctaatataatttatttttacattaattaaattatatatgaattaattacTCACTAATGTATTCACACAATTACTGGTTGAAAATCCAATTGCTTCAACAGAATTTACATGCTTAGGATCACTAATGTATTCTACTATATACATTTGCATCTAATTTCTACCACTAAAGTGTTCTATTTTTCTAATGATATTTACAAGTTTATCTCCCCCACTGTGTTCTCTCTTTTTAATGCTGTTTACaagttttgttaaaaaaaaaaaaaatactcattaTGAGCAgttctaaaagtaaaaaaaaaaaaaaattaggatgtcaagtattttttgagaaatcGGTAAGttactaaaatttaaaagttgCGTTTGAAAGAAAGACTAAGATTGAAagacaaaaactaaattaaatttttgtattgtatTTATACTAAAATGAATTATGTCTTAATATCATAtttgatttaagataaatataaaaatcaggAGTAAACTtggaattaaaaaattaaaggagAGTGTTAatctttctaaatttctaatgtgTACTTAAAATTTTTACTCTCAATGTTAAAGTTTTAAATAACACAAACAAATCTGATCCTAAATTTCTTTCTTTggttatatttaataataaatagtaaCGAACATTATGCTTGCAACATTtaatttaatccaaaatttaaataaattttaaaatggaaaaaaatacaattaaattgaattgaatttattttaatgtacattactagtttaaattattttatgagtagaaatttaattttttgatagGAACATATTCAATTACAGaaacataaaagataaaacaTCATCATCTTAAATAGATATAATCGAACCATATTGTTAAGATAATATCAAAGTTTCCTAAGCATGTTTAGCAAATAAATATGCAAGTATTAAGTTGAGAGTATAGGGTAGTATGAAGTTTTTCTAATGGAGTGGGGAattatttttttaggattttttttttaattaaatgcaAAATTGTCAAATAAAAGCATGATACCAAACAAGTACAATTCCTCATAGTACACaaataaatttgataatattattaattacaaAGTTGGTGGTGGACTAGTGCTAGAAAGGCTTCACCAAATGAAGGTGCATACAGGCTTTAAGAGACAATAAACTTGGATTTTTGCAGCAGCATTTTGGATGAGTTGCTTTGAAGACCATTTGGTGAAACCAAACTTTCATGGTAGATATAAGCCATTCTAAAACCTATACTTTGAGAAAGATTAGGATAGTTCTCCTTTAAATTTATGCTGTCAGGTAAATTTATGCTACCATTCTTTAAATCATACAAAACTATTCTTAAAGATGGAGAAATGGCCAAAAGTTCACCACTTTCCGAGATGTAAAGAGATTGTAAAGGAGAACCCAAATTGACGAGTTGGGGATGGAAGGGAATAATTGCCAATTTAGTCCAAGATTGAACATCTCCATATTCCTTCATCTGCCACACAAACCAGCATTGTGCGTTCAAATGCTCATAACAAACAGAAAGACAGTTTCCCAAGATACATAAATAAGTGCCCATCCTCTGAAAATAATCATCTGAATCGGTATCAGGCAGAGAAAAATGACCATAAGTCTCTTTACCCAAATCAAAATAAACAACCACCTGTTGATTAACACTCCAATTAATAGTGCATGCTCGGCTACTGCCAAAAAATACCCCTTCCATGTTATCAGGCATGAAAGGGTCGTCAGTTGGGACACCAGATTGGCCAAATGGGATATCATCAATTCTTCTCCAGGAAGAAGTTGGTCCAAATGTATAAATTCTGGTACTAAATTCCAAACCAGAAGGCCCTTTCTTCCTTAAAATTCCAAAGAGTTTGTAGCTGTCACTGAGATGATCGTAACCAAAGCCACAAAGGCTGGCTTGACCGCTGATTTCCGGTGACTGGAATGTGAATCCGGTACAGGGATTCCACAACATGCCATGCGTATTCTGGTCGCCATCTTCATAAAAAAAGCATAATAATCCATGGCAAGAACCAACGATTCTGTTGTAGCGTTGTCCACTGAAGTAATCGACTTTAGGAGGTTCAAAAGGTTTCTCCATTATTGACCGTACGGACAGAATTCCAAAACTGTCGTATATGACACCATTGTCGCTGAGGGGCAAACTGTTGTAACAAGCAATTCGTAGCGAAGTGAGGCTTGGATCGCGTAAGCATGAACGACGAACGTGGTTGCGGATGAAATCAGGGGCGGAAATTAGGTTTCTCCATAACCTGCACACGCTCCTTAGGGAAACAAGCGTCCTTGCCGGAAGCCTCAGCAAGATTTCCATGATCAACTCCTCCGGAAGGTCTGTCAGCGGCGGCGTTCTTGCGGTGGCCGTGTAACGACGGAGCAGTACCATCCCTCTCGACGCGTTCTTCTCCGCGTCATTCATAATTACGATCAGTAACGTCATGGTTTCAGTTTGAGTTTGCGTTGCTAGATGACTATACTAGATGGATCGTCTATTCTAATGTTCTATTGCTTTCTATTTATAGGAAGGTTTTCATGTTTCAATATTATGATTAGCATCTCAATGGTATAGACGGTTTCAAACTTTCAATATAAGTTCAAAATCACAAACGGCCAATTAATTGAATCTAATCAAAtcttctaaattaaaataatatattgatcataatcataaaagatttgagttgaatttgtttcaaataaattatataaattggatcccattttttatatactttttctACACAATTGAAGGGCATAATTTGACAGGATTttggataaattttttaaattgatccaattaaattaaatttaaatcacAAAGGACTGGAGTTtcataataaatcaaataatttatatttatatttatatgtcaAAAATTTTATAATGCCGATATACTTAATAGACAATAAAtatatggaaaagtataggtaaccaataagatttttgaacaatgtgtaaacaatgtgaattaatagagttaaaagagtaaatttaattagtagcattaaattaaagtatagtatattttcatttgattggtagttgttcatgttgttcaaaattttcattgttcCCCTAGCATTCCCCTAAATATATAACTACACAAACATTAAAGTGGAATCTAGCATTCCCCTTTTAAAAAATCTGATTAGAATCttgatttaatttttacaatcttttaatattacatttttaaataaatgaactgatttgataaaaaatttattatgacaatcaattttacaatttaaattttatcataattttatattttatattttacatatttaatttattttttaaggtCACCTAAAATCTCAATTTTTCAGTATTTTGCAAAGAAACCCTTTTTTTTaccattttataattattggtaatgtgtttatttttcttattttctattttcaggatTAATGAAAAAATGTGTCATCATTGGTAATTAATTGTTAatagaaatcaattttgaaactgataaggttttgaaattttaaattattaacgaTTGTTTAGGGTTTGAAAATTGGAAAGATCATAAATATGCATTTAATAATTTGGTATAGTACGCTGATAGGTAACCGTAGCATTTATATAGAGAATACCTGAACATTTGATATTTtactttcaaaaaaattaaaaataatgctttaaaaaaataaatttatctattttgtgttttaaagaCTATATTaagtttacaaataaaaaaaaattcattaaaaatataaaaattttaagtctctaatatatttgttttaaacatttttttttttaccaaagataggagactcaaactcgcaacctcttaattgagtatggggagactatactatttgagctattactcattggcatatTTGTTAAAAGTTTGGTTCTAACTAAAgtttaaagtgaattaaatcaGCTTGTAAATTAGTTCGAGTTTAATTTGTTAACAATTTAATAAGATAAGCTTGTGAGTCAAATTTAAGGTTAAATTCATGTGCTAAATTTAAGGTTAAGCTAGCCACATACCCTTTCACAAAATTATGAGTACTCCCACCATCAACGAGGATCATCACTTGTCGATTAAAGTGGGTACCACGAACTCTAAGCATTTCTGGGTGAAACTCCCCTTCGAGTGCATTCAAGATAATCTTGGGTGGTTGTTCATCCCCTTCCCCAGTGTCATCGGAATTGGACTCTGGTTCAACGACTGCCATTTGAGGCTCTTGCATCAATTTTCATAATTTCTCTTTCCCTACTAAGAGTTGCAATGACGACTTGCAACGCTAACCAGGGGTATACTTGTCGTCGTAGTAATAACAAAGTCCCTTTTTCCGATGCGCACGTATATCGGTGCTGGTGAGTTTCTTGACCGGCGATGGTTGTGCGAGTGAGAAAGAATGGGTTGAAGAGGTGGGGGGAGAAGAATGGTTGAAGAGGTGTTGGTGTGAGTGATGAGTTTCTGAAGTTGGAAAACTGGGTGTAGGGTCTGGTTGGGTGCAAACCGATTCGGCTGCCCAAATGAGGAGCTTGGTTTGTTGCCATTGTTTTTGGTGAGGCCCAATGTTACTACTCATGCAGTTTGGCAAGAAAGACAGCTTGGATATAGGAATTGGGGCGAGCCAGTAGCAGCTCACACTTCAGGTGCTCTTGGAGCCCAGCTATAAATAGGGCCACAATCCACTCTTCACTCAGCCTGTCACACAGTTGTTCAGTTCTTCGAATTGACATGACAGGAATACATGTTCTCTTGGCCAAAACAAACATTCCAAGCATCAAGGAATGAGTCCTAGGTGTAAGTAATATTGTTGTTGACTTTCCAGCGGTACCAGGCATAGGCTACACCCATAAGATGGAAGGATAATACTCGAATCCTTTATTCAATTGGAATGTTGAATGTCTCCAAGTATTGCCTTGCCCGGAAAACCCAATCCTCTACTCCATCTCCTTTGAACATGGGAAGGTTAGCCACCTTCAATTTCCATGGCCATTGTGGTTCTCCATTCAAATTCACAGACCCCGATCTAGATCCTTCCACTACATCATCTCTCGTAAAACTGGGATCGCCACTAGCTGCCTTGTGTTTTAGACCCTCACGAAGCAGCTTTTCAATAGCACGCAGTGATGAATCCATCATTGTAAGCTGTTGTTGCATGCGTCTATGCTATACGTTCGTTCGCATCCACTAAACCACGGCTCAATGTCACTACCTCATGCTTATTGGAGAGTGTTAATTCTTCTAATCGAGTTAATCAAGTTCCTTTGGTCATTGATGCGAGGCAAATGTCGGTTTAGAAATTTGCTAATTGAAAGAGTGGATTCGTTAtaagtatagctccaaaccaataATCAACTCGAATCAAAATTTAAACAAGAGCGTCACAAAGTTACAAACAAATAACCGAGAATGTTAATttcaggtcgttctcccttgaACTAGCAATTAAGTGCACATCAATAGTTATAAATTCGGGGGTTTTCACGcataaaaaggaaattaaagagactAGAAGTTAAATGAGTCAACAACaattaaatggcaaagaaatAGAATTAATAGGCAAGCAAAACAATTAACTAAGAAAGCATGAATTAAGAGCAATGATTGGACTAAAACTATATTATAAGACAATTAAATTAAACTATGAAAGATCAAAGCAATAAACTAATGAAGAATGTAATTCAAAtgtataaaaagggtcttgattAGTGATTGAGAGTTAAAGGATTCATAtccttgtcataaccacaacCATGGCAATTACAATgagttaattccacttagttaatccCTAAACAATGGAGAAAGCCAAGTAGGTATAATTGGTCTTAATCCACAAATTCTAGCCAACTTActaattaagtttaataaaaggctagcgttagtagaaataagaacaattaacaacccaaaGCTACCATTCAATGTTGGACATTAATGATTCTAGGATCCTAGTTCCTCAATCACTAATCCAAGGGATAAAACAAGGATAGTGTAAACGATAAGACAATTAAGAGCAACTTACAGTTAAAACAAGTTATAATCCAAACTAAGGCATAAATTGCTTAAACCCtaataaaacctagagagaagtgagggtttctctttctaaaaaaaactataaaaaacttagcaaaaaaaaaaacgtaatatgatgatttgatggtgtgtgGTGTGTCCCCTCCAAAAATTGAGCTTCAATATGACTTCAAGACATAAAAAATATGCCAAGACAATCTCCAATTCGCGAATCACGTGACTTTTTAAATGAGACACGCATCTAGACTTGTACGTACGCACACTAGCCAATTTttcacttgtgcatacgcacaaattCGAatgttcttcttttttgtttc contains:
- the LOC112770541 gene encoding F-box/kelch-repeat protein At3g23880-like codes for the protein MTLLIVIMNDAEKNASRGMVLLRRYTATARTPPLTDLPEELIMEILLRLPARTLVSLRSVCRLWRNLISAPDFIRNHVRRSCLRDPSLTSLRIACYNSLPLSDNGVIYDSFGILSVRSIMEKPFEPPKVDYFSGQRYNRIVGSCHGLLCFFYEDGDQNTHGMLWNPCTGFTFQSPEISGQASLCGFGYDHLSDSYKLFGILRKKGPSGLEFSTRIYTFGPTSSWRRIDDIPFGQSGVPTDDPFMPDNMEGVFFGSSRACTINWSVNQQVVVYFDLGKETYGHFSLPDTDSDDYFQRMGTYLCILGNCLSVCYEHLNAQCWFVWQMKEYGDVQSWTKLAIIPFHPQLVNLGSPLQSLYISESGELLAISPSLRIVLYDLKNGSINLPDSINLKENYPNLSQSIGFRMAYIYHESLVSPNGLQSNSSKMLLQKSKFIVS